The following DNA comes from Spirulina major PCC 6313.
AACACCGGCACTTGAAACACTAATCCGGTGCAGAACATCAACACGAGCACAAATTCAAAATAACTCTCAATCGACCAGGCTTGCTCCACCACATCCGCACCGTAGCTGATGAAAAAGCTCAGCGCGGCGGGGGTCAACACCCAATAGGAAAAGGCAAGACCCGCGAAGAAGAGGACACCGGAAGCCAGGACAGCGGGGCCAAGCAGCCGCCGCTCGCGCCGGGTGAGACCGGGGAGGACAAATTTAATGACTTGGTAAATGATGAAGGGGCTAGAGATAATCAGCCCGCTGTAGCCTGCGACCTTGAAGGAGACGAAGAAAAATTCACCGGGGGCAAGTTGCAGGAATTTCACATCCTGGGCGGGTTGTTCGAGCCATTCAACGAGGGGGCGAACGGCGAGGAAACAACCAACACAGGCGATCGCTACGGCAATCAGCGAGACAAAGAGGCGTAGGCGTAGTTCTTCGAGGTGTTCAAAGATCGACATTTCAACGTCGTCGGGGACTTCGTTGACGGTGAGGTCAGGATCGGGGGGAAGTTTGGGTTTGGTGTCGGCGGTAGCCATGGGTGCAGCAGGGGTAGGACGTGCAACAGGAACGGGAAAAACGCGAAGATAATCCTGGGCTTCAGGGTGTGGGGGTAAGAGTCCCATGTATTGTATCGAAGCCTGGGCAGAATCTAAATGATTCGGAGCTTAGATCCCATCGAGGAGCCATTCCGAGGCGCGATCGCCCAAGTCCAGGGGAATACTCACGGCTTTACCGAGGCGGGGTCGTTCGCGGGTGGCATCGAGATAGGCTTTGACTTGGGCGATCGCATCCCAGGCATTGAGATAATTCGCCACGGCATCCAAATGGGCGAAATATTCCGCCTCATCCATCGGGAAAGAGGCCTGCTCCCGATATTTCCACATCACTTGCACATACATTTTGCCCTTCGTTTGACGAACTTGCAGCGCGTAAGAACGCCCCCATTTGTCCAGTAACCATTGGTGAAGATCTTGTCCAGTCATGTTGAGAAGCGATCAATCGCCAGTAAATGCAACTTTTCTGTAATAATTTAACGAGAGTCTTAGGACTTCCATGGCTGATCGAGCGTTGTTGCTACGCTGCAATGATTGATTAATCCATACCTGCACGCTGCTCGCGTTGTCGATGTCAACGAAGCCAGTCTGATTGTACGCATCAGACCCCTAACACTTAACAAAAGTATAAACTTGATCCGTTGAGTTATGACACAAATTTCAGCTTCTGATGCCCCCAGCATGGGCCGCCGTCAGTTCATGAACCTCCTGACATTCGGCACCATTACCGGCACAGCCTTAGGGGCCTTATATCCGGTCGTTAAATATTTTATTCCACCTTCTAGTGGTGGCGCAGGCAGTGGCGTAACCGCCAAAGATGCCCTCGGTAATGATGTTCTAGTCAGTGAGTTCGTCGCCAATCGCAAACCCGGCGATCGCGCCCTCAGTCAGGGACTCAAAGGTGACCCCACTTACTTAATCGTCAACGAAGAATCCGAAATCACCTCCTACGGCTTAAACGCCATCTGCACCCACTTAGGGTGTGTTGTGCCCTGGAATGGCAGTGCAAATAAATTCATCTGCCCCTGCCATGGTTCTCAATACAACGCCGAAGGCAAAGTGGTGCGTGGCCCTGCCCCCCTCTCCCTCGCTTTAGCCCACGCTGAAGTCAGTGACGACAAAGTCATTCTCACCCCTTGGACAGAAACCGATTTCCGCACCGGCGAAAAACCCTGGTGGACTTAGGGAGCGACCCCCTTGACTTGCTAGATCAATCACCCTTTGCTTTAGGACTTTTTGTAACGTTACCGATGAAACACTTGCTTAAGAATGTCATTCGCCGGGCTGCGAAGACCCTCGCCATAGTTGCCCTGGCTACGGTTGTCCTGTTAGGCTTTGCGGCTCAACCGGCTGCCGCCTATCCGTTTTGGGCCCAAGAAACGGCCCCAGAAACGCCCCGTGAGGCCACCGGACGGATCGTTTGTGCGAACTGTCACCTTGCCTCTAAACCCACTGAGGTGGAAATGCCTCTCGCGGTTTCCCCGGACACGGTGTTTAAGGCCGTGGTCAAAATTCCCTACGATCTAGATGCTCAACAGGTGTTGGGGGATGGTTCCAAAGGGGGCTTGAATGTGGGTGCGGTGGTGATGCTTCCCGAAGGCTTTAAGATTGCCCCGGCCGATCGCATCTCAGAAGAATTGAAAGAAGAAGTGGGCGGGGTTTATTTCCAACCCTACCGCGATGATCAAGAAAATGTGGTAATTGTGGGCCCGCTGCCGGGTGAGCAATACCAAGAGATTGTCTTCCCG
Coding sequences within:
- the tatC gene encoding twin-arginine translocase subunit TatC; translation: MATADTKPKLPPDPDLTVNEVPDDVEMSIFEHLEELRLRLFVSLIAVAIACVGCFLAVRPLVEWLEQPAQDVKFLQLAPGEFFFVSFKVAGYSGLIISSPFIIYQVIKFVLPGLTRRERRLLGPAVLASGVLFFAGLAFSYWVLTPAALSFFISYGADVVEQAWSIESYFEFVLVLMFCTGLVFQVPVLQLILGQLGIVSSGQMLQSWRYVILVAVILGAILTPSTDPVTQSLLAGAVLGLYFGGIGVVRLMGK
- a CDS encoding DUF3067 family protein, which codes for MTGQDLHQWLLDKWGRSYALQVRQTKGKMYVQVMWKYREQASFPMDEAEYFAHLDAVANYLNAWDAIAQVKAYLDATRERPRLGKAVSIPLDLGDRASEWLLDGI
- the petC gene encoding cytochrome b6-f complex iron-sulfur subunit, encoding MTQISASDAPSMGRRQFMNLLTFGTITGTALGALYPVVKYFIPPSSGGAGSGVTAKDALGNDVLVSEFVANRKPGDRALSQGLKGDPTYLIVNEESEITSYGLNAICTHLGCVVPWNGSANKFICPCHGSQYNAEGKVVRGPAPLSLALAHAEVSDDKVILTPWTETDFRTGEKPWWT
- the petA gene encoding cytochrome f, encoding MKHLLKNVIRRAAKTLAIVALATVVLLGFAAQPAAAYPFWAQETAPETPREATGRIVCANCHLASKPTEVEMPLAVSPDTVFKAVVKIPYDLDAQQVLGDGSKGGLNVGAVVMLPEGFKIAPADRISEELKEEVGGVYFQPYRDDQENVVIVGPLPGEQYQEIVFPVLSPDPATNKDVHFGKFAMYVGANRGRGQVYPAGNLTNNNVFKASAAGTVSAIASADDGSSTVTIDTADGSVDVAVPAGPALIVATGDTVESGQALTSDPNVGGFGQEEAEIVLQDPTRIQWLLVFFAAIALSQLFLVLKKKQIERVQAAEMNF